A window of Balaenoptera acutorostrata unplaced genomic scaffold, mBalAcu1.1 scaffold_663, whole genome shotgun sequence contains these coding sequences:
- the LOC130704545 gene encoding cyclin-Y-like protein 1 isoform X7, which translates to MGNSLSCCLCPNASPKLGRRRGSAEPDCESEVYKAAAGNAVAVAPAAATVEPAELDFAGGEGHHLQHISDREMPEDLALEPNPSDHPRPSTVFRSKSQTEVREKRTSSPLNHYDLSNILPHKEQREKMPEEYFEHDPEHKFIYRFVHTLCSAAQLTAESAVVTLVYLERLLTYAEIDICPTNWKRIVLGAILLASKFWDDQAVWNVDNCQILKDITVEDMNEMERHCLELLHFNINVPFSVYAKYYFDLRSLADDNNLNVLFTPLSKERAQNLKAISRLCDDEYKDVCRAAMRRSFSADNFIGIRRSNAILS; encoded by the exons ATGGGGAACTCGCTGTCTTGTTGCCTGTGCCCCAATGCCAGCCCCAAGTTGGGCCGGCGCAGGGGGTCAGCGGAGCCGGACTGTGAGTCTGAGGTCTACAAGGCGGCGGCCGGGAACGCGGTGGCAGTAGCTCCGGCGGCGGCTACCGTGGAACCCGCCGAGTTGGATTTCGCAGGTGGCGAAGGCCACCACCTGCAGCACATCAGCGACCGGGAGATGCCCGAAG ACTTAGCTTTGGAACCAAACCCTTCTGACCACCCAAGGCCAAGCACAGTTTTTCGGAGCAAATCTCAAACAGAGG tgcgGGAAAAGAGGACGAGCAGCCCTTTAAACCAT tatgaccttagcaatatattaccacataaagaacag cgaGAAAAGATGCCAGAGGAATACTTCGAGCATGATCCTGAACACAAATTCATTTACAGATTTGTTCATACTCTTTGTAGTGCcgcacagctaactgctgaaagTGCAGTAGTAACTttg GTTTACTTAGAAAGGCTTTTAACTTATGCTGAGATCGACATTTGccccactaactggaaaagaattgTTTTGGGAGCCATTCTTCTTGCCTCCAAGTTTTGGGACGATCAGGCTGTATGGAATGTGGACAACTGCCAGATCCTCAAGGACATTACAGTTGAGGACAT gaatgaGATGGAAAGGCACTGCCTGGAGCtacttcattttaatattaatgttcctttcagtgtgtatgCCAAATACTACTTTGACCTTCGCTCCTTAGCAGATGACAACAACCTGAATGTTCTATTCACTCCTCTTAGcaaagaaagagcacagaactTAAAG GCCATTTCCAGATTGTGTGACGACGAATACAAAGACGTGTGTAGAGCTGCTATGAGAAGGTCTTTCAGCGCTGATAATTTCATTGGTATTCGGCGCTCCAATGCCATCCTCTCTTAA
- the LOC130704545 gene encoding cyclin-Y-like protein 1 isoform X3 has translation MGNSLSCCLCPNASPKLGRRRGSAEPDCESEVYKAAAGNAVAVAPAAATVEPAELDFAGGEGHHLQHISDREMPEDLALEPNPSDHPRPSTVFRSKSQTEVREKRTSSPLNHVSPGQLTKKYSSCSTIFLDDSTVSQPHLRTTVKRDADRSLDIFDERLHPLTREKMPEEYFEHDPEHKFIYRFVHTLCSAAQLTAESAVVTLVYLERLLTYAEIDICPTNWKRIVLGAILLASKFWDDQAVWNVDNCQILKDITVEDMNEMERHCLELLHFNINVPFSVYAKYYFDLRSLADDNNLNVLFTPLSKERAQNLKAISRLCDDEYKDVCRAAMRRSFSADNFIGIRRSNAILS, from the exons ATGGGGAACTCGCTGTCTTGTTGCCTGTGCCCCAATGCCAGCCCCAAGTTGGGCCGGCGCAGGGGGTCAGCGGAGCCGGACTGTGAGTCTGAGGTCTACAAGGCGGCGGCCGGGAACGCGGTGGCAGTAGCTCCGGCGGCGGCTACCGTGGAACCCGCCGAGTTGGATTTCGCAGGTGGCGAAGGCCACCACCTGCAGCACATCAGCGACCGGGAGATGCCCGAAG ACTTAGCTTTGGAACCAAACCCTTCTGACCACCCAAGGCCAAGCACAGTTTTTCGGAGCAAATCTCAAACAGAGG tgcgGGAAAAGAGGACGAGCAGCCCTTTAAACCAT gtATCTCCAGGGCAGCTTACTAAAAAGTATAGCTCATGCTCAACAATATTTCTAGATGACAGCACAGTCAGCCAGCCTCATCTTAGAACCACAGTAAAACG agatGCAGATAGATCCTTGGATATTTTTGATGAGAGATTACATCCACTCACA cgaGAAAAGATGCCAGAGGAATACTTCGAGCATGATCCTGAACACAAATTCATTTACAGATTTGTTCATACTCTTTGTAGTGCcgcacagctaactgctgaaagTGCAGTAGTAACTttg GTTTACTTAGAAAGGCTTTTAACTTATGCTGAGATCGACATTTGccccactaactggaaaagaattgTTTTGGGAGCCATTCTTCTTGCCTCCAAGTTTTGGGACGATCAGGCTGTATGGAATGTGGACAACTGCCAGATCCTCAAGGACATTACAGTTGAGGACAT gaatgaGATGGAAAGGCACTGCCTGGAGCtacttcattttaatattaatgttcctttcagtgtgtatgCCAAATACTACTTTGACCTTCGCTCCTTAGCAGATGACAACAACCTGAATGTTCTATTCACTCCTCTTAGcaaagaaagagcacagaactTAAAG GCCATTTCCAGATTGTGTGACGACGAATACAAAGACGTGTGTAGAGCTGCTATGAGAAGGTCTTTCAGCGCTGATAATTTCATTGGTATTCGGCGCTCCAATGCCATCCTCTCTTAA
- the LOC130704545 gene encoding cyclin-Y-like protein 1 isoform X1 has protein sequence MGNSLSCCLCPNASPKLGRRRGSAEPDCESEVYKAAAGNAVAVAPAAATVEPAELDFAGGEGHHLQHISDREMPEDLALEPNPSDHPRPSTVFRSKSQTEVREKRTSSPLNHVSPGQLTKKYSSCSTIFLDDSTVSQPHLRTTVKRMTLAIYYHIKNRDADRSLDIFDERLHPLTREKMPEEYFEHDPEHKFIYRFVHTLCSAAQLTAESAVVTLVYLERLLTYAEIDICPTNWKRIVLGAILLASKFWDDQAVWNVDNCQILKDITVEDMNEMERHCLELLHFNINVPFSVYAKYYFDLRSLADDNNLNVLFTPLSKERAQNLKAISRLCDDEYKDVCRAAMRRSFSADNFIGIRRSNAILS, from the exons ATGGGGAACTCGCTGTCTTGTTGCCTGTGCCCCAATGCCAGCCCCAAGTTGGGCCGGCGCAGGGGGTCAGCGGAGCCGGACTGTGAGTCTGAGGTCTACAAGGCGGCGGCCGGGAACGCGGTGGCAGTAGCTCCGGCGGCGGCTACCGTGGAACCCGCCGAGTTGGATTTCGCAGGTGGCGAAGGCCACCACCTGCAGCACATCAGCGACCGGGAGATGCCCGAAG ACTTAGCTTTGGAACCAAACCCTTCTGACCACCCAAGGCCAAGCACAGTTTTTCGGAGCAAATCTCAAACAGAGG tgcgGGAAAAGAGGACGAGCAGCCCTTTAAACCAT gtATCTCCAGGGCAGCTTACTAAAAAGTATAGCTCATGCTCAACAATATTTCTAGATGACAGCACAGTCAGCCAGCCTCATCTTAGAACCACAGTAAAACG tatgaccttagcaatatattaccacataaagaacag agatGCAGATAGATCCTTGGATATTTTTGATGAGAGATTACATCCACTCACA cgaGAAAAGATGCCAGAGGAATACTTCGAGCATGATCCTGAACACAAATTCATTTACAGATTTGTTCATACTCTTTGTAGTGCcgcacagctaactgctgaaagTGCAGTAGTAACTttg GTTTACTTAGAAAGGCTTTTAACTTATGCTGAGATCGACATTTGccccactaactggaaaagaattgTTTTGGGAGCCATTCTTCTTGCCTCCAAGTTTTGGGACGATCAGGCTGTATGGAATGTGGACAACTGCCAGATCCTCAAGGACATTACAGTTGAGGACAT gaatgaGATGGAAAGGCACTGCCTGGAGCtacttcattttaatattaatgttcctttcagtgtgtatgCCAAATACTACTTTGACCTTCGCTCCTTAGCAGATGACAACAACCTGAATGTTCTATTCACTCCTCTTAGcaaagaaagagcacagaactTAAAG GCCATTTCCAGATTGTGTGACGACGAATACAAAGACGTGTGTAGAGCTGCTATGAGAAGGTCTTTCAGCGCTGATAATTTCATTGGTATTCGGCGCTCCAATGCCATCCTCTCTTAA
- the LOC130704545 gene encoding cyclin-Y-like protein 1 isoform X4 has translation MSAKAIESGGGDATDPFRPESPSDDLALEPNPSDHPRPSTVFRSKSQTEVREKRTSSPLNHVSPGQLTKKYSSCSTIFLDDSTVSQPHLRTTVKRMTLAIYYHIKNRDADRSLDIFDERLHPLTREKMPEEYFEHDPEHKFIYRFVHTLCSAAQLTAESAVVTLVYLERLLTYAEIDICPTNWKRIVLGAILLASKFWDDQAVWNVDNCQILKDITVEDMNEMERHCLELLHFNINVPFSVYAKYYFDLRSLADDNNLNVLFTPLSKERAQNLKAISRLCDDEYKDVCRAAMRRSFSADNFIGIRRSNAILS, from the exons ACTTAGCTTTGGAACCAAACCCTTCTGACCACCCAAGGCCAAGCACAGTTTTTCGGAGCAAATCTCAAACAGAGG tgcgGGAAAAGAGGACGAGCAGCCCTTTAAACCAT gtATCTCCAGGGCAGCTTACTAAAAAGTATAGCTCATGCTCAACAATATTTCTAGATGACAGCACAGTCAGCCAGCCTCATCTTAGAACCACAGTAAAACG tatgaccttagcaatatattaccacataaagaacag agatGCAGATAGATCCTTGGATATTTTTGATGAGAGATTACATCCACTCACA cgaGAAAAGATGCCAGAGGAATACTTCGAGCATGATCCTGAACACAAATTCATTTACAGATTTGTTCATACTCTTTGTAGTGCcgcacagctaactgctgaaagTGCAGTAGTAACTttg GTTTACTTAGAAAGGCTTTTAACTTATGCTGAGATCGACATTTGccccactaactggaaaagaattgTTTTGGGAGCCATTCTTCTTGCCTCCAAGTTTTGGGACGATCAGGCTGTATGGAATGTGGACAACTGCCAGATCCTCAAGGACATTACAGTTGAGGACAT gaatgaGATGGAAAGGCACTGCCTGGAGCtacttcattttaatattaatgttcctttcagtgtgtatgCCAAATACTACTTTGACCTTCGCTCCTTAGCAGATGACAACAACCTGAATGTTCTATTCACTCCTCTTAGcaaagaaagagcacagaactTAAAG GCCATTTCCAGATTGTGTGACGACGAATACAAAGACGTGTGTAGAGCTGCTATGAGAAGGTCTTTCAGCGCTGATAATTTCATTGGTATTCGGCGCTCCAATGCCATCCTCTCTTAA
- the LOC130707021 gene encoding 10 kDa heat shock protein, mitochondrial-like: MAGQAFRKFLPLFDRVLVERSAPEVVTKGGIMLPEKSQGKVLQAMVVAVGSGSKGKAGEIQPVSVKVGDQVLLPEYGGTKVVLDDKDYFLFRDGDILGKYVD; encoded by the coding sequence ATGGCAGGACAggcatttagaaagtttcttcccctctttgaccGAGTATTAGTTGAAAGAAGTGCACCCGAAGTTGTAACCAAAGGAGGCATTATGCTTCCAGAAAAATCGCAAGGAAAAGTATTGCAAGCAATGGTAGTAGCTGTTGGATCAGGCTCTAAAGGAAAGGCTGGAGAGATTCAACCAGTTAGTGTGAAAGTTGGAGATCAAGTTCTTCTCCCAGAATACGGAGGCACCAAAGTAGTTCTAGATGACAAGGATTATTTCCTATTTAGAGATGGTGACATTCTTGGAAAATATGTCGACTAA
- the LOC130704545 gene encoding cyclin-Y-like protein 1 isoform X5 codes for MTLAIYYHIKNRDADRSLDIFDERLHPLTREKMPEEYFEHDPEHKFIYRFVHTLCSAAQLTAESAVVTLVYLERLLTYAEIDICPTNWKRIVLGAILLASKFWDDQAVWNVDNCQILKDITVEDMNEMERHCLELLHFNINVPFSVYAKYYFDLRSLADDNNLNVLFTPLSKERAQNLKAISRLCDDEYKDVCRAAMRRSFSADNFIGIRRSNAILS; via the exons atgaccttagcaatatattaccacataaagaacag agatGCAGATAGATCCTTGGATATTTTTGATGAGAGATTACATCCACTCACA cgaGAAAAGATGCCAGAGGAATACTTCGAGCATGATCCTGAACACAAATTCATTTACAGATTTGTTCATACTCTTTGTAGTGCcgcacagctaactgctgaaagTGCAGTAGTAACTttg GTTTACTTAGAAAGGCTTTTAACTTATGCTGAGATCGACATTTGccccactaactggaaaagaattgTTTTGGGAGCCATTCTTCTTGCCTCCAAGTTTTGGGACGATCAGGCTGTATGGAATGTGGACAACTGCCAGATCCTCAAGGACATTACAGTTGAGGACAT gaatgaGATGGAAAGGCACTGCCTGGAGCtacttcattttaatattaatgttcctttcagtgtgtatgCCAAATACTACTTTGACCTTCGCTCCTTAGCAGATGACAACAACCTGAATGTTCTATTCACTCCTCTTAGcaaagaaagagcacagaactTAAAG GCCATTTCCAGATTGTGTGACGACGAATACAAAGACGTGTGTAGAGCTGCTATGAGAAGGTCTTTCAGCGCTGATAATTTCATTGGTATTCGGCGCTCCAATGCCATCCTCTCTTAA